The proteins below are encoded in one region of Telopea speciosissima isolate NSW1024214 ecotype Mountain lineage chromosome 10, Tspe_v1, whole genome shotgun sequence:
- the LOC122643667 gene encoding peroxidase 28-like codes for MAAREAVVLGGGKYFDVMTGRRDGFYSIASEALNLLPPAEISVDDSIALFASLGFDIPEMVTLIGSHTIGFTHCSAFKDRLYNYENTGKADPTMDEVLLHILKVICPMSSRTDNIVNLDQNPFSVITVDNSFFKEIQESKGILEIDQHIDLDIRTNATVKMLANDNTLFNEQFAAALVKLGAVNVLLEPLGEIRTSCRSSNFPPLP; via the exons ATGGCTGCTAGAGAAGCTGTAGTCTTG GGTGGAGGAAAGTACTTTGATGTAATGACAGGAAGAAGAGATGGATTTTATTCAATTGCAAGCGAAGCTTTGAATCTTCTACCTCCTGCTGAAATTTCAGTAGATGATTCAATTGCATTATTTGCAAGTTTAGGATTCGATATTCCAGAAATGGTTACTCTCATTG GTTCTCACACAATAGGGTTTACGCATTGTTCTGCCTTCAAAGATCGTCTCTACAACTACGAGAACACTGGAAAGGCCGATCCAACCATGGATGAAGTTCTACTTCACATCCTAAAGGTTATATGTCCCATGAGCTCAAGAACCGACAATATTGTTAATCTGGATCAGAATCCTTTTAGTGTGATCACTGTTGACAACTCTTTCTTCAAGGAGATTCAAGAAAGTAAAGGAATTCTAGAAATCGATCAACATATAGATCTGGACATTCGAACTAATGCTACAGTGAAGATGCTGGCCAACGATAATACTCTCTTCAATGAACAATTCGCTGCTGCTCTTGTCAAATTGGGAGCTGTAAATGTTCTTTTAGAACCTCTGGGAGAGATTAGGACATCATGTCGATCCTCTAattttcctcctcttccttaG